In the genome of Luteitalea pratensis, the window CAGGAGCGCGAGGTGGAGCGCATCGGCGAGGCGCGCCCGATCAAGATCGACGTGCGTGTGCTGGCCGCGACCAATGCCAACCTGGACGAGATGGTGCGGCAGGGCACGTTCCGCGAGGACCTCTTCTACCGCCTCAACGTCATCCCGGTGCAGTTGCCGCCGCTGCGGGAACGGCGCGACGATGTGCCGCTGCTGGTGCGCGACATGTTGCAGCGGCTCGGCGCCCAGTCGGTGCCGCCGCGAATCGATGTGACGTTCTCGCAGGAGGCGATGCGCCGACTGATGGCGTACGACTGGCCCGGCAACATCCGGCAACTCGAGAACACGGTGGAGCGCGCCCTGGCGCTGAGTCCGGGCCGATCGCAGATCGACGTGAGCGTGCTTCCGCCCGATGTCCGCGGCGATCGCCCTGACGACCGTGGCGTCACCATCAACCTGCCCGAGCAGGGACTCGATCTCGAACAGGAACTGGCGTCGGTCGAACGTGTCTACATTGCCCAGGCGCTGGCGCGGACCGAACAGAACCGCAGCCGCGCGGCCGATCTGCTCGGCGTCAAGCGGACGACGCTGGTAGAGAAGATCAAGCGGCTGGAACGCCTGGGGCTCGGGGACGGGCTACAGTAAATTTCAAATTTCGAATTTCAAATTTCAAGGACTCCCACATGGCACGCGGCGCCTTCTGGACCATCATCGTCGACGATCAGCCGACGGCATTCCGCGCGCCGGTACGCGAGGACCTGCTGCCGACGCTGAAGCAGCTGCATCGGCAGCACCCGACGGCCGTCATCAAGTGGTTCCAGCGCGGGCGGCTGTGGGAGACCCCCGGCGACGCGATGGATGCCACCAAGCCGCCCAGCCGCGGCGTCGGCTGGCGGCCGGGCGGCGCCCACAAGGATCCGCGCGACCAGTACAAGGTGCCGCGCGACGTGAAGCGGGCGCGCTGGGCGTCGCAGGCTGCAGACGGGCGGGGGCCGTGGATGAAGGGGGACAAACCCTTTAACGCCGAACGCCTGCCGCGCCGAAGCCCCGGGGCGGAGGCGGGCAGAACGACTTCGTCGACGGGCACCGGGCACCGGGAAACGGGAACCGGCGGACGTCCACCACGCGCCGACAGGCCTACAGGTGATCGGCCGGCGTGGAAGCCGAAGGGCGACAGCGCGACGAACGACGAACGCCTGCCGCGCCGAAGCCCCGAGGCGGAGGCGGGCAGAACGACTTCGTCGACGGGCACCGGGCACCGGGAACCGGGAACCGGCGGACGTCCACCACGCGCCGACAGGCCTACAGGTGATCGGCCGGCGTGGAAGCCGAAGGGCGACAGCGCGACGAACGACGAACGCCTGCCGCGCCGAAGCCCCGAGGCGGAGGCGGGCAGAACGACTTCGTCGACGGGCACCGGGCACCGGGAACCGGGAACCGGCGGACGTCCACCACGCGCCGACAGGCCTACAGGTGATCGGCCTGCGTGGAAGCCGAAAGGCGACGGGCCCTTTGCGGCGCGCGGCGAGAAGCCCGCGTGGAGGCCCAGGGAGGATCGGGCGACCAACGCCGAACGCCTGCCGCGCCGAAGCCCCGGGGCGGAGGCGGGCCGAACGACTTCATCGACGGGCACCGGGAACCGGGAACCGGGAACCGTTGGACGCCCGCCCCGCGCCGACAGGCCGACAGGTGATCGGCCAACGGGTGAACGGCCTGCCTGGAAGCCGAAAGGCGACGGGCCTTTCGCGGCGCGCGGTGAAAGACCCGCGTGGAAACCCAAGGCGGACCGTGCGACCAGCGCCGAGGGCAGGCCTGCGTGGAAGCCCAAAGGCGATCGGCCAGCGGGTGATCGACCGGCGTGGAAACCAAAGGGCGATGGCCCGCCGGCGGTCCGCGGCGAGAAGCCCGCCTGGAAGCCGAAAGGCGACCGGCCCACTGGCGACCGGCCCGCGTGGAAGCCCAAAGGCGATCGGCCAACGGGTGATCGACCGGCCTGGAAACCGAAGGCGGACGGCGCGCGGCCGGCAAAGCCCGGCTATCGCGGCACTGGGACCGGTGGTGGAGACAGGCCGCGCAGCAGCGCGTCGCGCGGTGACTGGCGTGGCGATCGCCCGGGCCGCGATGCGACTCCGCGGCCCGGCGGCGATCCACCGGCGCCTGCGAAGAAGGCCCGCACTTGGCGCGCTGGCGAGGTTCCGCCAGCGGATCGGAAGCGGAAAAAGAGCGATGACTAGAGCTGGTCGGACCACGGCGGCCCGGCCGTGATCGTGCACGTCGTGCTCTTTCGTCCGCGACCGGACGTCAGCGACGGCGACCGCGACCGCATGCTCGAGGCGATGCGAGTGGCGGCGCGAGACATCCCCACCGTCCGGCGATTCCGCATCGGCGCACATATCGCGGAGGCGGTGCCTTACGTGATCAGCGGCTTTCCGTCCTTTCCGTGGATCGCACTGCTGGAGTTCGACGACGAGGCCGGGCTGCGAACCTACCTCGCGCATCCGCTGCATCGCGACCTTGGCGCGCGCTTCAACGCGACCGCGGAAGCCGCGATGATCTACGACTTCGCCATCACCGAAGAACTCGGTCAATTCAAAAGTCAATATTCAGAATGAAGGTCAAGCGATGCGTATCCGCAGCTCGACACACTCGAGGCAGCTCGCAGCGCCCTCAATTTTGAATTCTGAATGTCAGCGAAGGGCGCCTGAATTGCCTGTGCTGAATGTCATCAACGTGAGCCTCAACTGCCGGATCGCATGATGGCGCTGTACGCCCCGCGCTCAATTCTGAATTCTATATTCTGAATTACTTGTAGAAGAATTCGCCGATGAGCTCGCGTACGTGCGTGACCGACTCTGCGTGGTTGATCGCCGTACGGAAGTTCGATCCGCCCTCGTAGCCCTTCGAATACCACGCGTTGAGCGCCCGCAGCTTGTTCACCACCCAGCGTTCGCGGCCACGCGCCGGCGCGCGCAGCGCTGACCGCTGGTAGGGCCCGCTCTCCGAGCGGGCCGTCTCCTCTTCATCGACAATGTGCGGCGCGGTGTGACGGAACCCCTCGGCCTCGCCAACCCGCTCGTTCATCAGCAACTCGATGTACTCGAGCAGGAACTGCCCGCGGTCGCGCATGGTGACAACGCGTGCGTCGCGTCCGGCAGCCAGGTCGGCCGCCTGCGCGAGGATCCACGGATTGCGCAGGACGCCGCGGCCCACCAGCACGCCGTCTGGTCCCGTCCGCAAGCGATCGATGACGTGTTCCGGCTCGACGCAGTCGCCGCTGCCGAACACGGGAATCGAGACCTGCTCGGCCACGAGCGCGATGAGCGACCAGTCTGAGCTGCCGGCGTAGGCCTGCTTCGCGGTCCGGCCGTGCACGGTCACCGCCGCCGCACCGGCGTCCTCCACCATGCGCGCCAGCACCGGCGCATTGATCTCGTCGTCGTTCCAGCCGGCCCGCATCTTGACGGTGACCGGGATCCGCACCGCCCTGGCCATCGCTTCGACGATGGCGGCGGCATGCCGCGGGTCACGCATCAACGAACAGCCCGCATTGTGCTTGGAGATCTTGGGGACCGGGCAGCCCATGTTGATGTCGACGATGTCGGCACCCATGCCCTCGACGATGCGCGCGGCGTCGGCCATCTTCGCCGGATCGCCGCCGAAGATCTGGATCGAGACGGGGCGCTCTTCTTCCGTGTATTCGGCGTACTCGAGCGTCCTGTCGATGCCGCGCACGAGCCCCTCGGAGCTGACCATCTCGGTGACGACGAGCCCGCATCCGCCCTGCCGCTTGACGAGGCGGCGGAAGGCGGTGTCGGTCATGCCGGCCATCGGCGCAACGCCCACGGGCGCGGCGAGCGCGATCCGACCGATCCTGGGACGATTGGAGGATTTCGGCTGCGGTGGGTCAGGCGTCGCGGCTACGTCGGTCGCGGTGACGACGGACGTCGGCAGGCTCACGGGTTCGAGCCGGCCTTGGGTGGCGCCGCGGGGCGCGCCTTGGCGGCTTCCTCGACGAGGGCCTTTCCGGCCTCCACCACGCCCACGTCGAAGGCGGCCTTGAGCGACGGGCTCTTCCACTCGATGATTGCCTGGGCGCGGAGGCGCTCGAGATACTTGAGCACTTCGCCGGCGCGACGCTGGTTGAAGACCTTGTCCGCGATCTGATCGCGTGCTTCTTCGAACGTCGCCTGCTTGCGGGGCACCCGCGCGTCCAGCTTGAGGAGCCGATAGCCATTGCCGGCATCGAGCGGCTCGGACACCTGCCCGACCTTGAGCGTGGACAGTAGCTTCTGGATGTCGGGATTGAGTTCCTCCACCCCGAGCGGACCGATCAGGCCGCCGTTGGCCTTGGACGCGGCATCGGAGACTTCACCGGCGACGGCAGCAAAGTCCTCCTTCAGCACGCGCTGGCGGATCTGTTCGATCTTCTCGCGCGCGGCGGTCATCGCGGCTTGCGCGGCGGCCGGGCCCTCGGCCGGCGCCGTCGTCGCGGCGCGCACGAACAGTTCCCGCAGGGTGACGGACTCGTTGGTGAGGAACTCTTCCTTGTGCGCATCGAAATACGCGCGCGACTCCTCTTCCGAGATGCTGATGCGCGCGAACACGTCCTGCTGCTGAACGCGATTGATCAGCATCTGCTTTTCGAACGCCTTGCGCAGCCCGGGAATCGTCAGGCCTTCCTGCTTCAACGCCGCCTGGAACTTCTCCTCGGTATCGAGCTTGTTCTCCTTGCGGATGTTGGCGAGGATGCCGTTGAACTGCTCGTCGGTCATCTTGAGCCCGAGCTCGCGCCCGCGCTGGACGAGCAGCAGTTCGTCGATGGCGTTGACGATGACTCGCGGCGTGACCTCGTCGAGCATCTTGCGCAGCGCCACGTCGTTCTGCAGGTCGGCGGCCGTGACGTTCGGGTTGCTGGCGCGCAACGCCGACACCTGCAACTGTTCGACGTCCGTCTTGGTGAGGATCTCGCCGTTGACCTTCACCAGCACCTGCTCGATCACGTCGGCGCGCAATCCCGCGACCGACAGGCCGAGCGCCAGCCCGAGGACCCCGAAAATACGCAAAGTCATACGCTTCATCGCTTTACACAGTGTAACCGGGGCGGGCCAGGATCTCAGGATCT includes:
- a CDS encoding peptidylprolyl isomerase encodes the protein MTLRIFGVLGLALGLSVAGLRADVIEQVLVKVNGEILTKTDVEQLQVSALRASNPNVTAADLQNDVALRKMLDEVTPRVIVNAIDELLLVQRGRELGLKMTDEQFNGILANIRKENKLDTEEKFQAALKQEGLTIPGLRKAFEKQMLINRVQQQDVFARISISEEESRAYFDAHKEEFLTNESVTLRELFVRAATTAPAEGPAAAQAAMTAAREKIEQIRQRVLKEDFAAVAGEVSDAASKANGGLIGPLGVEELNPDIQKLLSTLKVGQVSEPLDAGNGYRLLKLDARVPRKQATFEEARDQIADKVFNQRRAGEVLKYLERLRAQAIIEWKSPSLKAAFDVGVVEAGKALVEEAAKARPAAPPKAGSNP
- the dusB gene encoding tRNA dihydrouridine synthase DusB — protein: MSLPTSVVTATDVAATPDPPQPKSSNRPRIGRIALAAPVGVAPMAGMTDTAFRRLVKRQGGCGLVVTEMVSSEGLVRGIDRTLEYAEYTEEERPVSIQIFGGDPAKMADAARIVEGMGADIVDINMGCPVPKISKHNAGCSLMRDPRHAAAIVEAMARAVRIPVTVKMRAGWNDDEINAPVLARMVEDAGAAAVTVHGRTAKQAYAGSSDWSLIALVAEQVSIPVFGSGDCVEPEHVIDRLRTGPDGVLVGRGVLRNPWILAQAADLAAGRDARVVTMRDRGQFLLEYIELLMNERVGEAEGFRHTAPHIVDEEETARSESGPYQRSALRAPARGRERWVVNKLRALNAWYSKGYEGGSNFRTAINHAESVTHVRELIGEFFYK
- a CDS encoding Dabb family protein; translation: MLFRPRPDVSDGDRDRMLEAMRVAARDIPTVRRFRIGAHIAEAVPYVISGFPSFPWIALLEFDDEAGLRTYLAHPLHRDLGARFNATAEAAMIYDFAITEELGQFKSQYSE